The Xiphias gladius isolate SHS-SW01 ecotype Sanya breed wild chromosome 7, ASM1685928v1, whole genome shotgun sequence genome window below encodes:
- the st14a gene encoding ST14 transmembrane serine protease matriptase a, whose amino-acid sequence MDYMDSGLRYTPNSDKDWDTSVQFLPASDHKKLEKKKGPGRVGAVIGVVIFAAVIALMTGLLVWHFHFRKDVRVKKMYSGSMRITNQVFEDAYENSNSSEFKALAKQVTSQLKAIYSRSPQLAKYYVGSTIQAFSEGSVIAYYLSEFRVPVGQEAAVDNAMSSMERLVDKEQRTLHRPGNSLVLADVVSSALDARLFSSSFSRMFKFSEHTKTNHIGQIQSPGFPDRPYSPNTFLQWQLRADPNHVIKLEFDTVNLEEDCKNDFVKIYDSLVAIESRVMEEMCGYYSPSEPLTFLSSGNVMLVTMATNNKKNYPGFRAKVSQVRRGSQGTTCGGQLMGEKGTFSSPNFPNYYPPRTSCQWSIEVPAGKAVKVSFKKFLMSEPGQENGKDCRKDYVEVNGKKLCGEHPDGAVTETSKTNTMSVVFSSDASYVDRGFSAEFEAIDVKDPCPKQFQCKNQRCIKSELRCDGWNDCGDMSDELNCKCSSDSISCKNGLCKPMFWRCDSIDDCGDGTDELNCGVCKSGEMTCKNNKCVSEKKRCDGRDDCGDGSDELDCERASGTTCTDLTYRCKNNKCISKVNPECDGTQDCDDGSDEENCDCGRSMFKTSRIVGGQDAEEGEFPWQVSLHVKGYGHVCGASIISPRWLVTAAHCVQEDGKTSFSQPGTWEAYLGLHTQRKIGSAVVKRNLKQIIPHPNYNTFTYDNDIALMELDSPVTYSDYIKPVCLPSPQHDFPTGNTVWITGWGATREGGFAATVLQKAQVRIINRSVCNDLMGGQITSRMLCAGVLTGGVDACQGDSGGPLSSPSGNRMFLAGVVSWGDGCARRNKPGIYTTVTKFRGWVKEKTGV is encoded by the exons ATGGACTACATGGACAGTGGACTGAGATACACCCCGAACTCG GACAAAGACTGGGACACCTCTGTCCAGTTCCTGCCAGCGTCAGATCACAAAAAGCTTGAGAAGAAAAAGGGTCCAGGAAGAGTCGGGGCTGTGATCGGTGTGGTGATCTTTGCTGCTGTTATCGCACTGATGACCGGACTGCTGGTCTGGCATTTCCACT TCCGTAAAGATGTGCGGGTCAAGAAGATGTACAGCGGCTCCATGCGGATCACCAACCAGGTGTTTGAAGACGCCTACGAGAACTCCAACAGCTCCGAGTTCAAGGCGCTGGCGAAGCAGGTGACTTCCCAG ctcaaGGCCATCTATTCCAGAAGTCCGCAGCTGGCCAAATACTACGTTGGCTCTACAATTCAAGCTTTCAG CGAAGGAAGCGTCATCGCCTACTACCTGTCTGAGTTCAGAGTCCCCGTGGGCCAGGAGGCGGCTGTCGACAACGCCATGTCTTCGATGGAAAGGCTAGTGGACAAAGAGCAGCGTACCCTGCACAGACCTGGCAACTCTCTGGTCCTTGCCGATGTGGTGTCTTCAG CACTTGATGCCCGtctgttttcatcatcattcaGCA GAATGTTCAAGTTTTCAGAACATACGAAGACCAATCACATAGGGCAGATCCAGTCCCCTGGCTTCCCTGACCGTCCTTATTCCCCCAACACCTTCCTCCAGTGGCAGCTGCGGGCGGACCCAAACCATGTCATCAAGCTCGAGTTTGACACGGTGAATCTGGAGGAGGACTGCAAGAATGACTTTGTCAAAATCTACGACTCCCTGGTGGCCATCGAGAGCCGTGTGATGGAAGA gaTGTGTGGGTACTATTCACCTAGTGAACCACTGACCTTTCTGTCTTCTGGCAATGTCATGCTGGTGACGATGGCCACAAATAACAAGAAGAACTACCCAGGTTTTAGAGCAAAAGTCTCACAAGTCCGACGTGGAAGTCAAG GCACAACATGCGGTGGCCAGCTGATGGGCGAAAAAGGCACCTTCTCGTCTCCCAACTTCCCAAATTACTATCCTCCTCGAACTTCATGTCAGTGGTCGATCGAG GTTCCTGCTGGCAAGGCAGTGAAGGTGTCGTTCAAAAAGTTCCTCATGTCTGAGCCCGGGCAGGAAAACGGCAAAGACTGTCGTAAAGACTACGTGGAGGTCAATGGAAAGAA ACTCTGTGGAGAACATCCGGACGGAGCAGTAACAGAAACCAGCAAGACGAACACAATGAGCGTGGTGTTTTCCTCCGATGCCTCCTACGTAGACCGAGGCTTCAGTGCAGAGTTTGAGGCCATTGACGTCAAAGACC CTTGTCCAAAGCAGTTCCAGTGCAAAAATCAGCGCTGCATTAAGTCAGAGCTCAGGTGTGATGGCTGGAATGACTGTGGAGACATGAGTGATGAGTTAAACTGCA AGTGCAGTTCAGATAGTATCAGTTGCAAAAATGGGTTGTGTAAGCCCATGTTCTGGAGGTGCGATAGCATAGATGACTGTGGGGACGGCACAGACGAGCTGAACTGTG GTGTGTGTAAATCTGGAGAAATGACATGTAAGAATAACAAATGTGTTTCCGAGAAGAAGCGATGTGACGGCAGAGACGACTGTGGAGACGGCTCAGACGAGCTCGACTGCGAGAGAG cCTCTGGTACTACCTGCACCGACCTTACATAtagatgtaaaaacaataaatgcatCAGTAAAGTCAACCCAGAGTGTGACGGCACGCAGGACTGTGACGACGGATCTGACGAGGAGAACTGCG ACTGTGGGAGGAGTATGTTTAAGACATCCCGTATCGTGGGCGGTCAGGATGCAGAGGAAGGGGAGTTTCCCTGGCAGGTCAGCCTCCATGTCAAAGGCTACGGTCACGTGTGTGGAGCATCTATCATCAGTCCTCGCTGGCTGGTCACCGCTGCCCACTGTGTGCAAGAGGACGGCAAGACGAG TTTCTCCCAGCCCGGCACTTGGGAAGCTTACCTCGGCCTTCACACCCAGCGGAAGATTGGAAGTGCCGTGGTGAAGAGGAACCTGAAGCAGATCATACCCCATCCTAACTACAACACATTCACCTATGACAATGACATCGCCCTGATGGAGCTGGACAGTCCTGTCACCTACTCAGACTACATCAAGCCCGTCTGCCTGCCGTCTCCCCAGCATGACTTCCCAACTGGTAACACCGTGTGGATCACCGGGTGGGGGGCCACTCGAGAAGGAG GATTTGCTGCAACGGTGCTGCAAAAGGCTCAGGTCCGAATCATTAACCGTTCTGTGTGTAATGATTTGATGGGAGGGCAGATCACGTCTCGGATGTTGTGTGCTGGAGTGCTGACCGGAGGAGTCGATGCTTGTCAG GGGGACTCTGGCGGTCCTCTGTCCAGTCCATCCGGCAATCGTATGTTCCTGGCAGGAGTGGTTAGCTGGGGTGATGGCTGCGCCCGCAGAAACAAACCTGGCATCTACACAACAGTAACCAAATTCCGAGGCTGGGTCAAGGAAAAGACCGGAGTTTAA
- the dhx34 gene encoding probable ATP-dependent RNA helicase DHX34 translates to MDSDRRRDSRSWDWDSPQCRAQLDEIFFRQHDYIQAGSPDHKEFWAFFDRFQRFKTKRDMSGSGGAGRKEDKGGGQDRGKTGKVDLDLPKEYDARYRINVSVCTRDIEERLGKSEHRSRQRSSGPGTREVSDCRLALLHFLDFSQRQSFGKLAKLRREQKNLPIFQYRDRIVELVRSHPVVVVAGDTGCGKSTQVPQYLLSAGFNNVACTQPRRIACISLAKRVSFESLNQYGSKVGYQIRFETTRTLATKLLFLTEGLLLRQIQQDRTLAQYQVVIVDEVHERHLHCDFLLGVLHSLVAERPDLRLILMSATINIKLFSDYFSSAPVLQVPGRLFPIQVIYQPIPPEEQPSRSEKLDPRPYLRILQGIDQRYPPEERGDLLLFLSGVAEISTIQEACQIYATHTRRWIVLTLHSTLSLAQQDKVFDVAPPGVRKCIISTNIAETSVTIDGVRFVADSGKVKEMSFDPKAKMQRLQEFWISRASSEQRKGRAGRTGPGVCYRLYAESDYHAFAPYPVPEIHRVALDSLILQMKSMGLGDPFSFVFIDPPPAASIQTAVTYLKEQGALDSLGELTSIGRLLAQLPVDVVIGKMLVLGSLFNLVEPVLTVAAALSVQSPFLRSSQHNPDCATARQPLQSNQGDPFTLLSTFNAWVEVKGERGGGSRKWCRRRGLEEQRLYEMVNLRRQFKDLLRSHGLLESEHGAPSDGDRGQRRERLTERRKLHQLKRDHEQQEGSRRKVLRLEEGQDREWSSGSDTEETGRGKKDKEGSGQSMDIQEVKFKLRHNVSELREAVSVSQDLSSRQQALLKLLLCRGLYPQLALPDDHNSTRKDSEQVFHTKNKQGVVIHPTSVFASDPEVLHVPEDDSREMGPDRKDSSRHQLLAFVTLLETNKPYLSNCVRVPALQALLLVANSVDSNADCTRLVVDGWLELELREPEEALKVLSTALTFRAEWERLLLAQLGQSKVEGKAVQGLSRKVMEKLSEGLVRFLLYTEVSYSLRRLTAFQTQNLYIGPHSESELSHGIAPDPNPLFPGAEAKPHPVKGGLRVTSFFTYNCLADSRDLYSECLRTFWTCPNCDLYMPLTPLERMQHEASCRPAGETQQPEEEPADGKAGTSSGSSLTRVYHCDVCNEDLTLTPTEILKHKRQHMYSAK, encoded by the exons ATGGATTCcgacaggaggagagacagcCGGAGCTGGGACTGGGACAGCCCGCAGTGCCGAGCCCAGCTAGACGAGATCTTTTTCCGCCAGCATGACTACATCCAGGCAGGCAGCCCGGACCACAAAGAGTTCTGGGCTTTCTTTGACCGCTTCCAGAGGTTTAAAACAAAGAGGGACATGTCTGGGTCCGGGGGAGCCGGACGAAAAGAGGACAAAGGGGGAGGGCAAGACAGAGGAAAGACTGGAAAAGTGGACCTTGACCTTCCTAAGGAGTATGACGCTCGCTACCGgattaatgtttctgtgtgcacCAGGGACATCGAGGAGCGCCTGGGAAAGTCAGAGCACAGAAGCAGGCAGAGGTCCTCAGGACCAGGCACTCGGGAGGTCTCAGACTGCCGCCTGGCTCTCCTACACTTCCTGGACTTCAGCCAGAGACAGAGTTTTGGAAAGCTGGCCAAGCTTCGCCGGGAGCAGAAGAACCTGCCCATCTTCCAGTACCGGGACAGGATAGTGGAGCTGGTGCGAAGTCACCCTGTGGTTGTGGTGGCAGGGGACACGGGCTGTGGGAAATCCACCCAAGTCCCTCAGTACCTTCTTTCAGCAGGCTTCAACAATGTGGCCTGCACTCAGCCTCGACGTATTGCCTGTATATCCCTGGCAAAGAGGGTCAGCTTTGAGAGTCTCAATCAGTATGGCTCAAAG GTGGGGTACCAAATCCGCTTTGAGACCACCCGGACCCTGGCCACCAAACTGCTGTTCCTGACCGAGGGGCTGCTGCTCCGACAGATCCAGCAAGACAGGACGCTGGCTCAGTACCAGGTGGTGATTGTGGATGAGGTCCATGAGAGACATCTCCACTGTGACTTCCTTCTCGGGGTCCTGCACTCTCTGGTGGCTGAACGCCCAGACCTGCGTCTCATCCTCATGTCGGCCACCATCAACATCAAGCTTTTCTCTGACTATTTCAGTAGTGCTCCCGTGCTGCAGGTACCAGGCAGGCTGTTTCCTATACAG GTGATATACCAGCCCATTCCACCGGAGGAGCAGCCCTCACGTTCAGAGAAACTGGATCCCAGACCATACCTGCGCATCCTGCAGGGCATCGATCAGCGTTACCCCCCAGAGGAGCGCGGCGACCTGCTCCTCTTCCTTAGCGGCGTGGCGGAAATCTCCACCATCCAGGAGGCCTGTCAGATttatgccacacacacacgtcgcTGGATAGTCTTAACACTGCACAGCACGCTCTCACTGGCCCAGCAGGACAAG GTGTTTGACGTTGCGCCACCTGGGGTGAGAAAGTGCATCATCTCTACTAATATTGCTGAGACTTCGGTTACAATCGATGGGGTACGCTTTGTGGCTGACTCAG GAAAGGTAAAAGAAATGAGTTTTGATCCTAAGGCCAAGATGCAACGTCTGCAGGAGTTCTGGATCAGCCGAGCCAGTTCTGAGCAGAGAAAAGGTCGAGCCGGTCGTACAGGTCCGGGAGTGTGTTACCGCCTGTACGCTGAGTCTGACTACCATGCCTTCGCACCTTATCCTGTGCCTGAAATCCACAGAGTGGCTCTGGACTCCCTCATTCTCCAG ATGAAGAGCATGGGTCTTGGAGAtcccttttcttttgtcttcattGATCCACCTCCAGCTGCTAGTATCCAGACTGCGGTTACTTATCTGAAAGAGCAGGGGGCGCTAGACAGTCTTGGTGAACTGACCTCTATTGGGAGGTTGCTGGCACAACTTCCTGTGGATGTGGTCATAG GGAAGATGCTGGTGCTGGGCTCTTTGTTTAACCTTGTGGAGCCCGTGTTGACAGTGGCAGCCGCCCTCAGCGTTCAGTCGCCTTTCCTGCGCAGCTCACAGCACAATCCAGACTGTGCCACCGCCCGCCAGCCCCTGCAAAGCAACCAGGGGGACCCCTTTACCCTGCTCAGTACCTTTAATGCCTGGGTGGAG gtgaagggagagagaggtggcGGCTCCAGGAAGTGGTGCAGGAGGAGAGGCTTGGAGGAGCAGCGACTATATGAGATGGTCAACCTACGCAGACAGTTCAAG GACTTGCTGAGGAGCCACGGCCTGCTGGAGTCCGAGCACGGTGCTCCCTCCGATGGGGACCGCGGACAGCGCAGGGAGAGGCTAACGGAGAGGAGGAAGCTGCATCAGCTGAAGAGAGATCACGAGCAGCAGGAGGGCAGCAGGCGTAAAGTCCTGAGGCTGGAAGAGGGCCAGGACAGAGAGTGGTCCTCAGGATCAGACACGGAGGAAACtggcagaggaaagaaggaCAAGGAGGGATCGGGACAGAGCATGGACATACAG GAGGTGAAGTTCAAGTTGCGTCACAACGTGTCGGAGCTACGGGAGGCGGTCAGCGTCAGTCAGGACTTGTCCTCCCGCCAGCAGGCTTTGCTTAAGCTGCTGCTTTGCCGAGGCCTCTACCCTCAGCTGGCTCTGCCCGATGACCACAACTCCACCCGCAAGGACTCCGAGCAG GTGTTTCACACAAAGAATAAGCAGGGAGTGGTGATCCACCCGACCAGTGTGTTTGCCAGCGACCCCGAGGTCTTACATGTGCCTGAGGATGACAGCAGAGAAATGG GGCCTGATCGCAAGGACAGCAGCAGACACCAGCTGCTGGCCTTCGTCACCCTGTTGGAGACCAACAAGCCATATTTGTCCAACTGTGTGCGGGTTCCAGCACTGCAA GCTCTGCTGCTGGTAGCGAACTCTGTGGACAGCAATGCTGACTGTACACGTCTGGTGGTGGACGGCTGGCTGGAGCTAGAGCTGAGGGAGCCGGAGGAGGCCCTGAAGGTGCTGTCCACAGCTCTGACTTTCAGGGCTGAGTGGGAGCGCCTCCTGCTGGCCCAACTGGGACAGAGCAAGGTTGAGGGAAAAGCAGTCCAGGGGTTGTCCCGCAAGGTCATGGAGAAGCTGAGCGAAGGCCTGGTCCGCTTCCTGCTGTACACTGAG GTCAGTTACAGCCTACGGCGACTCACGGCTTTTCAGACCCAGAACCTCTATATCGGCCCTCACTCTGAGTCAGAGCTGTCTCACGGCATTGCTCCGGATCCGAACCCGCTGTTTCCAGGAGCCGAGGCCAAGCCGCACCCCGTTAAAGGAGGCCTGCGTGTCACCAGCTTCTTCACCTACAACTGCCTGGCT GACTCTAGGGATCTCTACAGTGAGTGTTTACGCACCTTCTGGACCTGTCCTAACTGTGACCTCTACATGCCTCTGACTCCGCTGGAGCGCATGCAGCACGAGGCCTCCTGCAGGCCAGCGGGAGAAACGCAGCAGCCCGAGGAAG AGCCAGCGGATGGGAAAGCAGGCACATCCTCAGGGTCCAGTCTTACCAGAGTTTATCACTGTGATGTCTGTAACGAAGACTTGACCCTCACCCCGACTGAGATCCTCAAACATAAAAGGCAGCACATGTACTCTGCAAAGTAA
- the spred3 gene encoding sprouty-related, EVH1 domain-containing protein 3 translates to MEGDVRVRAVVMTRDDSSGGWVPLGGGGLSHVVICKGRTHDGRGRREYIIRGERLRDRAPVLECAVQRGLVYNKVNPIFHHWRVEDRKFGLTFQSPADAISFEKGLQTVIDKLDRGSDSPSSSTPEEADTEDDGQASHTGSESSSNSRKEMLPEPITIVTSESSSTCFVWSEVFSFGSGHAVTTQTPAQIHTRPGQHQLSQMTAVLNPPAPPPPPPAPPTPPVGPPASSPLSPLSPTISLLEEGDLRSVDPCKDLWGSRGYEDYRRAGATRTMVGGLTGGVVVGGGGSLQDKSELCVVRFEKELAGVGTAGCDVTVSLDSKASQRLSSSSPTCMSMPNAVSGVSSAAGSPQETGKGSPSPCCIHTSLATPRSRTRKRGGGASSSSDLGAISPDDDSPCPQASSSCSSRCVYCRSVFSASENGRGRCRDAPDPALHCLRQWTCVWCAESLLYHCMSDSEGEFWEPCSCDDSMGGHPHPLCCARWLALLALSLFVPCMCCYLPLRACLRCGERCGCCGGKHKAVR, encoded by the exons ATGGAGGGCGA CGTGCGTGTTCGTGCGGTGGTGATGACACGTGATGACTCCAGTGGCGGTTGGGTGCCCCTCGGAGGTGGCGGCCTCAGTCACGTGGTCATATGTAAGGGGCGGACTCACGACGGCAGGGGGCGGAGAGAGTACATCATACGCGGAGAACGCCTGCGGGACCGagca CCGGTGTTGGAGTGTGCAGTGCAGAGGGGGCTGGTGTACAACAAGGTGAACCCCATCTTCCATCACTGGCGAGTAGAGGATCGGAAGTTTGGCCTTACGTTCCAGAGTCCTGCCGACGCCATCTCCTTTGAGAAAGGACTGCAGACTGTCATAGACAAGCTGGACAGAG GCTCTGACTCGCCCTCGTCCTCCACACCAGAAGAGGCGGACACCGAGGATGATGGACAAGCT TCCCATACAGGAAGTGAGTCGTCATCCAACAGCAGAAAGGAGATGCTTCCAGAACCCATCACCATAGTGACGAGTGAGTCGTCGTCCACCTGCTTCGTGTGGTCAGAGGTGTTTAGTTTTGGATCCGGCCATGCCGTCACCACTCAAACGCCTGCTCAG ATCCACACCAGGCCGGGACAGCACCAGCTCTCGCAAATGACGGCTGTGTTGAATCCCCCAGCGCCCCCGCCCCCACCTCCTGCTCCACCTACCCCTCCCGTGGGTCCCCCAGCCTCATCTCCTCTGTCCCCCCTCTCACCTACTATTTCTCTGCTGGAGGAGGGAGACCTCCGCAGCGTGGACCCTTGCAAAGACCTGTGGGGTTCTAGAGGTTATGAGGACTACCGACGGGCGGGGGCCACCAGGACTATGGTCGGGGGGCTGACTGGGGGCGTGGTCGTCGGTGGTGGAGGGAGCCTGCAGGACAAGTCAGAGCTGTGCGTGGTTCGCTTTGAGAAGGAGCTGGCAGGAGTGGGGACGGCAGGCTGCGACGTGACAGTGAGCTTGGACAGCAAAGCGTCCCAGCGCCTGTCCTCGTCGTCGCCCACCTGTATGTCCATGCCCAACGCTGTGTCAGGCGTGTCCTCAGCTGCCGGCTCACCGCAGGAGACGGGCAAAGGCTCGCCCTCTCCATGCTGCATCCACACCTCGCTGGCCACGCCCCGGTCGCGGACTCgtaagagaggaggaggggccagcagcagcagcgaccTGGGGGCGATCTCCCCCGACGACGACAGCCCCTGTCCTCAGGCCTCGTCGTCATGCTCATCTCGCTGTGTGTACTGCCGCTCTGTTTTCAGTGCTTCGGAGAATGGGCGGGGCCGCTGCAGAGATGCCCCAGACCCGGCTCTGCACTGCCTGCGCCAGTGGACCTGTGTGTGGTGCGCAGAGAGCCTGCTCTACCACTGCATGTCGGACTCTGAGGGAGAGTTCTGGGAGCCGTGCTCGTGCGATGACTCGATGGGGGGCCACCCGCACCCCCTTTGCTGTGCCCGCTGGTTGGCCCTCCTGGCCCTGTCGCTCTTCGTGCCCTGCATGTGCTGCTACCTGCCTTTGCGCGCCTGCCTGCGGTGTGGGGAGAGGTGTGGCTGCTGTGGGGGAAAGCACAAGGCGGTCCGATGA
- the LOC120792575 gene encoding uncharacterized protein LOC120792575 — translation MGTPLSKKDAKNGITKEAAVTNETDFNHSKANDLTGNLNNTPNTSQGLGPSQLINRQMEPSNGDEAMPTRMDQVPAVEVPAVEVPAVDVPAVDAPENREQSIHMAMNISLDADPVKHIPYLVSSVKEIQEHKTPEKSTDKKNSTPVLQQATPAGPTAGPCCGVKTAVKTAEKFVGPADYGNISSCMQKVNIKAVAPHVPAVERKPTASPNNVATQKQTTAAADTNVKLRLQGELKVSLQDTSCKPKKKCSTKASNQNQSKNNTGNIIMKGERNGKNGQAEKQEQEPAINPPVTPENKVRTEGRWPNFTVNQSCSSKACCKHNPGTGLPQNVSKWVADYKCEPPWIPTVRRSV, via the exons ATGGGTACTCCACTGTCAAAAAAGGATGCAAAAAATGGGATCACAAAAGAAGCAGCAGTTACAAATGAAACCGACTTTAACCATAGCAAAGCAAATGATTTAACTGGAAACCTCAACAACACTCCCAACACTAGTCAAGGACTAGGCCCTTCTCAACTTATTAATCGTCAAATGGAACCCAGCAATGGTGATGAAGCAATGCCCACAAGGATGGACCAAGTTCCTGCTGTGGAAGTTCCTGCTGTGGAAGTTCCTGCTGTTGATGTTCCTGCCGTTGATGCCCctgaaaacagagaacaaagcATTCACATGGCTATGAACATTTCACTGGATGCTGATCCAGTGAAACATATCCCATATCTTGTCTCATCTGTAAAAGAGATTCAAGAACACAAGACTCCAGAAAAATCTacggataaaaaaaacagtactcCAGTGCTCCAACAGGCTACACCCGCAGGACCAACCGCTGGGCCATGTTGCGGTGTGAAAACTGCAgtgaaaactgcagaaaaatttGTTGGTCCAGCTGACTATGGAAACATTTCATCTTGCATGCAAAAAGTCAACATCAAAGCTGTAGCACCACATGTCCCAGCAGTGGAAAGGAAGCCTACAGCGTCCCCAAATAATGTTGCCACTCAGAAGCAAACAACTGCAGCTGCAGACACAAATGTCAAGTTAAGACTCCAGGGTGAACTCAAGGTTTCCTTACAAGATACTTCTTGCAAGCCAAAGAAAAAATGCTCAACCAAAGCATCAAATCAAAACCAATCTAAGAATAACACAGGAAATATCATtatgaaaggagagagaaatgggaagAATGGTCAGGCtgaaaaacaggaacaggagCCAGCCATCAACCCTCCCGTGACTCCTGAAAACAAAGTCCGTACTGAAGGTCGCTGGCCCAATTTTACCGTCAATCAGTCCTGTTCCTCCAAGGCGTGCTGCAAACATAACCCAGGGACAGGACTACCGCAGAACGTCTCAAAGTG GGTCGCTGACTACAAATGTGAGCCTCCTTGGATCCCCACCGTTAGACGCTCAGTTTAG
- the psmd8 gene encoding 26S proteasome non-ATPase regulatory subunit 8 has protein sequence MATRAFHDSHITYYGGRRRIFCRITMALKETVGLYETLKAEWNKKNPNLSKCGEFLTKLKISLLELNFLPTSGSALTKQQLILARDVLEIGALWSILKKDIPSFERYMAQLKCYYFDYKEELPEAAYMHQLLGLNLLFLLSQNRVSEFHTELERLSARDIQTNVYIRHPVSLEQYLMEGSYNKVFLAKGNIPAESYTFFIDILLDTIRDEIAGCIEKAYEQIQFSEATRVLFFSSPKKMTEYAKKRGWSLSPDGYYSFTSQQQRTEEVTIPSTELAQQVIEYARQLEMIV, from the exons ATGGCAACACGAGCGTTTCACGACAGTCACATAACGTATTACGGTGGCCGGCGGCGTATATTTTGCAGAATCACCATGGCGCTGAAAGAGACCGTGGGGCTGTACGAGACCCTCAAAGCGGAGTGGAACAAGAAAAACCCAAACCTGAGTAAATGTGGAGAATTTCTGACCAAACTCAAG ATTTCATTACTGGAGCTGAACTTTTTACCTACCAGTGGGTCTGCGCTCACCAAGCAGCAGCTCATTTTAGCTC gcGATGTCCTTGAAATTGGAGCCTTGTGGAGTATCCTCAAGAAGGACATCCCATCCTTTGAGAGATACATGGCCCAGCTAAAGTGTTACTACTTTGATTACAA GGAGGAACTGCCTGAAGCTGCCTACATGCACCAGCTGCTTGGACTGAACCTGCTCTTCCTGCTCTCACAGAACCGTGTGTCTGAGTTTCACACAGAACTTGAGAGACTGAGTGCACGAGATATTCAGACCAACGTATACATCAGGCACCCGGTGTCCTTGGAGCAG TACCTGATGGAGGGAAGCTACAACAAGGTATTTCTTGCCAAAGGCAACATCCCTGCTGAGAGCTACACGTTTTTTATAGATATTCTGCTTGACACAATTCG TGATGAGATTGCAGGCTGCATAGAGAAGGCATATGAGCAGATCCAGTTCAGTGAAGCCACTCGTGTGCTTTTCTTCAGTTCCCCAAAAAAGATGACAGAGTATGCCAAAAAG agGGGATGGAGTTTGAGCCCAGATGGCTATTACTCTTTCACCAGTCAGCAGCAGCGGACAGAAGAGGTGACCATCCCCTCTACGGAGCTGGCACAACAGGTCATCGAATATGCACGACAGCTGGAAATGATTGTGTAA